Proteins encoded by one window of Panicum virgatum strain AP13 chromosome 7N, P.virgatum_v5, whole genome shotgun sequence:
- the LOC120682859 gene encoding G-type lectin S-receptor-like serine/threonine-protein kinase SD1-13, translating to MTWTMYPTIYLDAISFTRDSSEMNGEGTMASICLTVFILLLLICFCQSDDQLTSARPLSPGDLLISKNGVFALGFFSPVGSNESMYVGIWFHGIPEHNRTIVWVANRDNPTTTASAPTLAINNSSDLVLSDSNGQTLWRTQNIVDAHDSGAFLVLLDTGNLVLQLPNSTVIWQSFDHPTNTILPGMEFLLIHRARAAAHLISWRSPDDPSTGDFSFGLDPVSNLQLIIWNGDKIYCRISVWNGVLGGMYPSSPSSIVYQTIVNKRDEFYLEIVVSGGSPYSQIMLDHTGTMKLMTWDSNSSSWIVISARPEGSYGLYDSCGPNGYCDFTGAAPACYCLEGFEAVGLNSSRGCRRTEPLQCSKGSHFVALPGMRVPDKFVRLQNRTFEQCAAECSRNCLCTAYAYANLSSAMADHSRCLIWTGELVDTWKSSNYGEVLYLRLANPPVKTKTNLVKIVLPVIACLLLPICVAPVCIYKFKGKWRKEEIQKELMLGYLGTSNELGDKNVEFPFVSFDNIVAATENFSDCHMLGRGGFGKVYKGMLKGGKEVAVKRLSQGSGQGIDEFRNEVVLLVKLQHRNLVRLLGCCIHEEEKLLIYEYLPNKSLDAFLFDNSRKHVLDWPTRFKIVKGVARGLLYLHQDSRLTIIHRDLKAGNILLDTEMSPKISDFGMARIFGGNQQLANTTRVVGTYGYMSPEYVTSGAFSVKSDTYSFGVLLLEIISGLKIISTQFITDFPNLIAYTWALWEDGNAMELVDSSVADNCPAHEVLRCIHVGLLCVQDNPNARPLMSSVVFMLENETTLLPAPKEPVYFAPRNNGTEETRRNMEGSLNASIITTLEGR from the exons ATGACTTGGACCATGTACCCTACTATATATCTTGATGCTATTTCCTTCACTCGTGACTCGTCAGAGATGAACGGAGAAGGCACAATGGCTTCGATCTGCCTCACCGTTTTCATCCTCCTGCTCCTGATTTGTTTCTGCCAATCAGATGACCAGCTGACAAGCGCAAGGCCACTCTCTCCCGGGGACCTGCTCATCTCCAAGAATGGTGTCTTTGCTCTCGGCTTCTTCTCCCCGGTCGGCTCCAACGAGAGCATGTATGTTGGGATTTGGTTCCACGGCATCCCCGAGCACAACCGCACCATAGTGTGGGTCGCCAACCGCGACAACCCAACGACCACCGCTTCAGCCCCGACACTTGCCATCAACAACAGCTCTGACCTAGTGCTGTCGGATTCCAACGGCCAAACTCTCTGGAGAACACAGAACATCGTCGATGCCCACGACAGCGGCGCTTTCCTGGTGCTGCTCGACACGGGGAACCTGGTACTCCAACTGCCTAACAGCACGGTCATATGGCAGAGCTTTGATCACCCAACTAACACCATTCTCCCAGGAATGGAGTTCTTGTTGATCCACAGGGCTCGTGCGGCGGCTCACCTGATTTCTTGGAGGAGCCCTGATGACCCATCCACCGGAGACTTTTCGTTCGGCCTTGACCCCGTCTCGAACCTCCAGTTGATCATTTGGAATGGGGACAAGATATACTGCCGCATCAGCGTGTGGAACGGCGTACTGGGCGGCATGTACCCAAGCAGCCCCAGCTCCATAGTGTATCAGACCATCGTCAACAAAAGGGATGAGTTCTACCTTGAGATTGTGGTCTCTGGCGGCTCACCATACTCGCAGATCATGCTCGATCACACAGGCACCATGAAGCTCATGACCTGGGACAGCAATTCGTCATCATGGATAGTGATCTCTGCACGCCCCGAAGGCAGCTACGGCCTCTATGATTCGTGTGGCCCGAATGGCTACTGCGACTTCACTGGGGCCGCTCCGGCATGCTACTGCCTTGAGGGCTTTGAGGCTGTAGGTCTCAACTCTTCCAGAGGATGTCGGAGAACAGAACCGCTGCAGTGCAGCAAGGGAAGTCACTTCGTGGCCCTGCCTGGGATGAGAGTTCCTGACAAGTTTGTGCGCCTCCAGAACAGAACCTTTGAGCAGTGCGCGGCCGAATGCAGCAGGAATTGCTTGTGTACTGCCTATGCTTACGCCAACTTGAGTAGTGCCATGGCCGACCACTCAAGGTGCTTGATTTGGACTGGGGAGCTTGTCGATACATGGAAAAGCAGCAACTATGGTGAGGTGCTGTACCTCAGGCTTGCCAACCCTCCTG TTAAAACGAAGACCAATCTAGTAAAGATTGTACTCCCGGTTATAGCATGCCTGCTGCTCCCCATATGCGTAGCCCCTGTCTGCATATACAAATTCAAAG GTAAATGGCGAAAAGAGGAAATTCAGAAGGAACTGATGCTAGGATACTTGGGCACCTCCAATGAACTTGGAGACAAAAATGTCGAATTTCCATTTGTTAGCTTCGATAACATTGTTGCTGCAACTGAGAATTTCTCCGACTGCCATATGCTAGGAAGAGGAGGCTTTGGCAAAGTTTACAAG GGAATGTTGAAAGGTGGCAAGGAAGTTGCTGTCAAAAGGCTTAGTCAAGGTTCCGGGCAAGGTATTGATGAATTCAGAAACGAAGTAGTTCTACTTGTCAAACTACAGCACAGAAACCTAGTTAGACTACTTGGTTGCTGTATTCATGAAGAAGAGAAGTTACTGATCTATGAATACTTGCCCAACAAAAGCCTGGATGCCTTCCTTTTTG ACAATTCAAGAAAACATGTGCTCGATTGGCCAACACGGTTCAAAATAGTTAAAGGAGTAGCAAGAGGCCTTCTATATCTCCACCAAGATTCAAGATTAACAATAATTCATAGAGATCTTAAAGCAGGTAACATCCTGTTGGACACAGAAATGAGTCCCAAAATATCTGATTTCGGTATGGCAAGAATCTTTGGTGGAAACCAGCAACTAGCAAACACTACCCGTGTTGTTGGGACATA TGGTTACATGTCTCCTGAATATGTGACGAGTGGTGCATTTTCTGTCAAATCGGACACATATAGCTTTGGTGTTCTTCTTTTGGAAATTATAAGTGGCTTGAAGATCATCTCGACTCAATTCATAACGGACTTCCCAAACCTTATAGCTTAT ACATGGGCATTATGGGAAGATGGAAATGCAATGGAATTGGTGGATTCATCAGTTGCTGATAATTGTCCGGCACATGAAGTTTTGCGATGTATTCATGTAGGACTTTTGTGTGTCCAAGACAATCCAAATGCAAGGCCACTCATGTCATCAGTTGTGTTTATGTTAGAGAATGAAACAACATTGCTTCCAGCACCAAAGGAGCCTGTGTATTTTGCACCAAGGAATAATGGAACAGAAGAAACAAGGAGAAACATGGAAGGTTCTCTGAATGCATCAATCATCACAACACTAGAGGGACGCTAG